In one Bradyrhizobium sp. 4 genomic region, the following are encoded:
- a CDS encoding DUF2189 domain-containing protein, giving the protein MATLYQGNVPTVAQTAEAAGPVIRTIQLSDLHDALKRGWDDFKAVPSHAIILCVIYPVLGLVLARVVMGYSVLPLLFPLAAGFALIGPFAALGLYELSSRRERYEEASAWDAMEVLRSPSFGAMLGLGALLLALFVTWVATAQAIYVAAFGYEGASGISDFLTRVLTSRQGWWLIVVGCGTGFLFALAALCISAVSFPLMLDRHAGAFEAMVTSLRVVAKNPVPMAAWGLIVAVLLALGTIPAFLGLAVVVPVLGHATWHLYRKVIAADPGARPVPPPPHRPRKPAADFPANLFPWRNRNDA; this is encoded by the coding sequence ATGGCCACACTCTACCAGGGCAATGTCCCCACCGTGGCCCAGACCGCAGAAGCGGCTGGACCGGTGATCCGAACCATCCAACTCTCCGATCTGCACGATGCGCTCAAGCGCGGCTGGGACGATTTCAAGGCGGTGCCGAGCCACGCCATCATCCTCTGCGTGATCTATCCTGTGCTGGGCCTCGTGCTCGCCCGCGTGGTGATGGGCTATTCAGTGTTGCCGTTGTTGTTTCCGTTGGCCGCGGGCTTCGCGCTGATCGGCCCGTTCGCGGCGCTCGGTCTCTACGAGCTCTCCAGCCGGCGCGAGCGCTATGAGGAGGCCAGCGCCTGGGATGCCATGGAGGTGCTGCGTTCGCCCTCCTTCGGCGCCATGCTCGGTCTGGGCGCGCTGCTGCTGGCCCTGTTCGTGACCTGGGTTGCGACCGCGCAGGCGATCTACGTCGCCGCTTTCGGCTATGAGGGCGCGTCCGGGATCTCGGATTTTCTGACGCGCGTTCTCACGAGCCGGCAAGGCTGGTGGCTGATCGTGGTCGGCTGCGGCACCGGCTTCCTGTTCGCCCTTGCCGCGCTCTGCATCAGCGCCGTGTCGTTCCCGCTGATGCTCGACCGCCATGCCGGCGCGTTCGAGGCCATGGTGACGTCGCTGCGCGTCGTCGCGAAGAACCCGGTGCCGATGGCGGCCTGGGGCCTGATCGTGGCCGTCCTGCTGGCGCTGGGCACGATTCCGGCCTTCCTCGGCCTTGCCGTGGTCGTCCCCGTGCTCGGCCATGCGACCTGGCATCTCTACCGCAAGGTAATCGCCGCCGATCCGGGCGCGCGTCCGGTGCCGCCTCCGCCGCATCGTCCACGCAAGCCGGCCGCCGACTTCCCCGCCAACCTCTTCCCCTGGCGCAATCGGAACGACGCCTGA
- a CDS encoding DinB family protein — protein MPAGLVQTYRAFAHNNAWANHRLLTACATLSQADFEAARTGFFPSLQRTLNHIHVIDLFYVDALEGGWLGPAAWKNEVPHPSLAALKAAQAAIDKRLIAVCDGLTPELLDGLVRINRDTRVQTERRDRLLMHLFQHQIHHRGQAHAMLSETHVPPPQLDEFFAEGEAPLRATEFDQLGWTEETVWKA, from the coding sequence TTGCCTGCAGGACTTGTGCAAACCTATCGTGCGTTCGCCCACAATAATGCCTGGGCAAATCACCGGCTGCTCACCGCTTGCGCGACGCTGTCTCAGGCCGACTTCGAAGCCGCACGAACCGGCTTCTTTCCGAGCCTGCAGCGCACGCTGAACCACATCCATGTCATCGACCTCTTCTATGTCGATGCGCTGGAGGGCGGGTGGCTGGGACCGGCGGCCTGGAAGAACGAAGTGCCACATCCCTCCCTTGCCGCGCTGAAGGCTGCGCAGGCTGCGATCGACAAGCGTTTGATTGCCGTCTGCGATGGACTGACGCCCGAGCTTCTCGACGGTCTCGTGCGGATCAATCGCGACACCCGCGTGCAGACCGAACGTCGTGACCGGCTGCTCATGCATCTGTTCCAGCATCAAATTCATCATCGCGGACAGGCGCACGCGATGCTGTCTGAAACGCACGTTCCCCCGCCCCAGCTGGACGAGTTCTTCGCCGAGGGAGAGGCGCCGCTCAGGGCCACCGAATTCGACCAACTCGGATGGACCGAAGAAACCGTGTGGAAAGCCTAG
- a CDS encoding DUF1217 domain-containing protein, which produces MVSTYFSYSYITRNLKQSLTRVEQQQDVAREAAYYKAHIGKVKSVDDFMKDYRLYHYATKAYGLEDMAYAKAFMKKVLESDLSDANSFVNKLVDKRYREFAAAFSFNGSATPVAQSENQTDEMIGLYTATRKSQVDALASDSNYYSAEIGNISSADQLLNNDRLRNYVYSAYGIDQSKWSRDTISQVLRSDPSDPNSYVNTTFASQLSGLNADLAQARSDVTAATSRIADYTAQLSQPGANVTQLNVQILVEKYHLESYASSISSLSDQIGTIGGFVDLAGAFEFSPDGSLPSGVSAQTAANVTITKQKFDDSKSAVYSAASPLNEAFAIRQFRTAILKINSAQTFVSTPGVYDFALGAVGLDPGNVPPATVKAVLESDLNDPKSYVYTLKDNRYLELARAFNFDAKGNLTTPLVAQDSAEVLQIAKDYVIGAAKSASTATPQQQAAVRAQATKDASEYQQAIAGIDSVSDLLANRPMVDFILLAKGLDPKKVSTEFLGKVFSSDLNDPKSFANTESDPRFAEIVASFNFDSKGNVARLPMMGPQKRDQFRETQANYVEQSLEQQQGDANPGVRLALYFQRKAGDITSAYDILADKALSEVFRTTFDLPDSMAAMPIDQQAKFVDRFMKIKDLSDPAKVTKLLNRFSAMYDIRNSQSTGQGQSPLLNLFQGSGSGISDSTYLAIAKLRTH; this is translated from the coding sequence ATGGTATCAACGTATTTCAGTTACAGCTACATCACGCGCAATCTCAAGCAGTCCTTGACGCGGGTCGAACAGCAACAGGACGTGGCGCGAGAGGCCGCCTACTACAAAGCCCACATCGGCAAGGTGAAGTCCGTCGACGACTTCATGAAAGACTATCGCCTTTATCACTATGCAACGAAGGCGTATGGCCTGGAAGACATGGCCTACGCCAAGGCCTTCATGAAAAAGGTGCTGGAGAGCGACCTCTCCGACGCAAACAGCTTCGTCAACAAGCTGGTCGACAAGCGTTACCGCGAGTTCGCCGCGGCATTTTCCTTCAATGGCAGCGCCACGCCGGTTGCGCAATCGGAGAACCAGACCGATGAGATGATCGGTCTGTACACGGCGACCAGGAAGAGCCAGGTCGATGCACTTGCCAGCGACTCGAATTACTACAGCGCCGAAATCGGCAACATCAGCAGTGCAGACCAGCTCCTGAACAACGACCGACTTCGCAATTATGTCTATTCGGCGTACGGCATCGATCAAAGCAAGTGGTCGCGTGACACGATAAGTCAGGTCTTGCGCAGCGATCCGTCCGATCCAAACAGCTACGTCAACACCACTTTCGCTTCTCAGCTGAGTGGCCTCAACGCCGATCTTGCTCAGGCCCGATCGGATGTCACCGCGGCCACTTCAAGGATCGCAGACTACACCGCCCAATTATCGCAACCGGGCGCGAACGTGACCCAGTTGAACGTCCAGATCCTGGTCGAAAAATATCACCTGGAGTCATATGCGAGCAGCATTTCCAGCCTCAGCGACCAGATAGGGACGATTGGCGGGTTCGTCGACCTGGCCGGCGCGTTCGAGTTTTCGCCCGACGGCTCGCTTCCGTCAGGTGTGTCGGCGCAGACTGCTGCAAATGTCACGATCACGAAACAGAAGTTCGACGACAGCAAGTCCGCCGTCTATTCGGCGGCAAGCCCGTTGAACGAAGCTTTCGCAATCAGGCAATTCAGAACTGCCATCCTCAAGATCAATTCAGCCCAGACGTTCGTATCGACACCAGGCGTGTATGATTTTGCGCTGGGAGCTGTCGGCCTCGACCCCGGAAACGTCCCGCCGGCGACTGTCAAGGCCGTGCTCGAAAGCGACCTCAACGACCCCAAGAGCTACGTCTATACCCTCAAGGACAATCGGTATCTGGAGCTGGCACGCGCCTTCAACTTCGACGCAAAAGGCAATCTGACGACCCCCCTGGTGGCTCAGGACTCGGCTGAAGTCCTCCAGATCGCCAAGGACTACGTCATTGGAGCGGCGAAGAGCGCAAGCACGGCAACTCCCCAGCAGCAGGCCGCGGTTCGGGCACAGGCCACGAAGGATGCGTCGGAATATCAGCAAGCCATCGCCGGCATCGACAGTGTTTCCGATCTCCTCGCAAACAGGCCGATGGTTGATTTCATTCTCCTGGCCAAGGGCCTGGATCCCAAGAAGGTCAGCACCGAATTTCTCGGGAAGGTCTTCAGCTCCGATCTGAACGATCCAAAGAGCTTCGCGAACACCGAGAGCGATCCTCGCTTTGCCGAAATCGTCGCGTCGTTCAATTTCGACAGCAAGGGCAACGTCGCGCGTCTTCCGATGATGGGTCCACAGAAGCGGGATCAGTTTCGGGAAACACAAGCGAACTATGTCGAGCAAAGCCTGGAGCAGCAGCAAGGCGATGCGAATCCCGGCGTGCGCCTGGCGCTCTATTTCCAACGAAAGGCGGGGGACATCACGTCCGCGTACGACATCCTTGCGGACAAGGCTCTTTCAGAGGTGTTCAGGACCACCTTCGATTTGCCTGACTCGATGGCGGCGATGCCGATCGATCAGCAGGCCAAGTTCGTGGACAGGTTCATGAAGATCAAGGATCTGTCCGATCCCGCGAAGGTTACGAAGCTGCTGAACCGTTTCTCCGCCATGTATGACATCAGAAACAGCCAGAGCACCGGCCAGGGTCAATCCCCTCTGCTCAACCTCTTTCAGGGATCCGGTTCGGGGATCAGTGACTCCACGTACTTGGCCATTGCCAAGCTACGCACCCACTGA
- a CDS encoding GNAT family N-acetyltransferase — protein MAPSVRDNKDRSRFELDVGSEIAFANYRLTPSAVIITHTETPRALRGRGIGSELVKGALELIRRDGRKVIAGCGFVVDYLDRHPEDADLVA, from the coding sequence ATGGCGCCATCGGTACGGGACAACAAGGACAGAAGCCGCTTCGAGCTCGATGTCGGCAGCGAGATCGCCTTCGCCAATTACCGGCTGACGCCGTCGGCGGTGATCATCACCCACACCGAGACGCCGCGCGCGCTACGCGGCCGGGGCATCGGCTCCGAGCTGGTCAAGGGCGCGCTGGAATTGATCCGCCGCGACGGCAGGAAGGTGATCGCCGGTTGCGGCTTCGTCGTCGACTATCTCGACAGGCATCCGGAAGATGCGGATCTCGTCGCCTGA
- a CDS encoding tetratricopeptide repeat protein produces the protein MRVPLSLIALLAALISPAPAPAPALAAGGPAWEACVGLASTPDERIKACSTVIETKSESGSRLAGAYCNRGHGLTEKRELDAALSDLDEAIRLDPGYACAYNNRGRVYSFKRDYDRAIADYDQAIKLDPSLALAYGNRGESRFNKGDLDGAFADFDAAIKRDPKYAMAYANRALVYYRRRDMAHAIADYTMRIKLAPDLLAYIDRGNVYRDSEQLDRAAADYGEAIRVAPTDARGWRNRGMIRLYQGDSKGGVSDYDKALQYDPSDVFSWNNRGQAKLRLGDKQGAIADFRKALELKPGLATAQESLRKLGAL, from the coding sequence ATGCGTGTCCCGCTCAGCCTCATCGCGCTGCTCGCCGCGCTCATCTCGCCGGCTCCGGCTCCGGCTCCGGCGTTGGCGGCCGGCGGTCCGGCCTGGGAGGCCTGCGTCGGATTGGCCAGCACGCCGGACGAACGGATCAAGGCTTGCTCGACCGTGATCGAAACGAAGAGCGAGAGCGGATCCCGGCTCGCCGGCGCTTATTGCAATCGCGGTCATGGCCTCACCGAGAAGCGTGAGCTCGACGCGGCGCTGTCCGATCTCGACGAGGCGATCAGGCTCGACCCCGGCTATGCCTGCGCCTACAATAATCGGGGCCGTGTCTACAGTTTCAAGCGCGACTACGATCGCGCCATCGCTGATTACGACCAGGCGATCAAGCTCGATCCCTCGCTGGCGCTGGCCTACGGCAATCGCGGCGAGTCGCGTTTCAACAAGGGCGATCTCGACGGTGCGTTCGCCGACTTTGACGCCGCGATCAAGCGGGATCCCAAATACGCCATGGCCTATGCCAATCGCGCACTGGTGTATTACCGCAGGCGCGACATGGCGCACGCCATCGCCGACTACACCATGCGGATCAAGCTTGCGCCCGATCTGCTCGCCTATATCGACCGCGGCAACGTCTACCGCGACAGCGAGCAGCTCGATCGCGCCGCCGCCGATTATGGAGAGGCGATCCGTGTTGCGCCGACCGACGCGCGCGGCTGGCGCAATCGTGGCATGATCCGGCTCTATCAGGGCGACAGCAAGGGCGGCGTTTCCGATTACGACAAGGCGCTGCAATACGATCCCTCCGACGTGTTCTCGTGGAACAACCGCGGACAGGCCAAGCTGCGGCTCGGCGACAAACAGGGCGCGATCGCCGATTTCAGGAAGGCGCTGGAATTGAAGCCGGGCTTGGCGACGGCGCAGGAGTCGTTACGGAAGCTCGGGGCGTTGTAG
- a CDS encoding DUF296 domain-containing protein, whose product MRSIKQPGVPVAERIQWVEARGRAFSFTLQAGLPLLEAARRGFAAEGFAGGVLNFGHGTLGPFGYVMPALSKTNENAAFYSDTFRPSGVTRTRLGSMTLGMRDGAPFFHCHGLWTEADGRASGGHMLPDETDVAEPFEVKAFGIDGAMFGAEPDSETNFKLFGPVAAASTGARTTSRAFALRLRPNQDFAGCLEDFCRAHGIARAKIHGGVGSTIGARFSHGGVTEPFATELAVTGGTIAVGSSGALEAALDVALIDYTGGLAEGRLIRGDNPVLMTMELVLEVLG is encoded by the coding sequence ATGCGCAGCATCAAGCAGCCCGGCGTGCCGGTCGCCGAACGCATCCAATGGGTGGAGGCGAGGGGACGCGCTTTCTCCTTCACGCTTCAAGCAGGTCTGCCGCTGCTGGAGGCGGCGCGCCGCGGTTTTGCCGCTGAGGGATTTGCCGGTGGTGTGCTCAACTTCGGGCACGGCACGCTCGGGCCGTTCGGCTATGTCATGCCGGCGCTGTCGAAAACCAATGAGAACGCCGCGTTCTATAGCGACACATTCCGGCCGAGCGGCGTGACGCGCACCAGGCTCGGTAGCATGACGCTGGGCATGCGCGATGGCGCGCCGTTCTTTCATTGCCATGGGCTGTGGACAGAGGCCGATGGCCGCGCCAGTGGCGGCCACATGCTCCCGGACGAGACTGATGTCGCGGAGCCGTTCGAGGTCAAGGCCTTCGGTATCGATGGTGCGATGTTCGGCGCAGAGCCCGATTCCGAAACCAACTTCAAGCTGTTCGGGCCGGTGGCGGCTGCGAGCACCGGCGCACGCACGACCAGCCGCGCTTTCGCGCTGCGGCTGCGCCCCAACCAGGATTTCGCCGGTTGTCTCGAAGACTTCTGCCGCGCGCACGGCATCGCGCGCGCCAAGATCCATGGCGGTGTTGGTTCGACCATCGGCGCTCGCTTCAGCCATGGCGGCGTGACCGAACCCTTCGCGACCGAGCTTGCGGTGACCGGCGGCACGATTGCGGTGGGCTCCTCCGGCGCGCTCGAAGCCGCACTCGACGTTGCCCTAATCGACTACACCGGCGGCTTGGCGGAGGGCCGTCTGATCCGTGGCGACAATCCCGTGCTGATGACCATGGAGCTGGTGCTCGAGGTGTTGGGCTAG
- a CDS encoding HAD-IA family hydrolase, whose translation MPYALAIFDLDGTLADSFPWFLRTINDVADRFGFRRVADEDVEGLRHASSREILSRLEVPLWKLPAIARHARRLKGEAAAEIALFAGVEAMLKMLAGNGVQLALVTSDSEANAREKLGDCAALFAHFDCAASLFGKPSKFRRVMRRAGVEPGKVIAIGDEVRDIEAARAVGIACGAVGWGYAAPAALRALAPDHMFEQMDQIVWTLCPGAEATSGNAGG comes from the coding sequence ATGCCCTACGCCCTCGCCATCTTCGATCTCGACGGCACGCTGGCCGACAGCTTTCCGTGGTTCCTGCGCACCATCAACGACGTCGCCGATCGCTTCGGCTTCCGCCGCGTCGCCGATGAGGATGTCGAGGGGTTGCGGCATGCTTCGTCGCGCGAGATCCTCAGCCGGCTCGAGGTGCCCTTGTGGAAGCTGCCGGCGATCGCGCGGCATGCGCGGCGGCTGAAGGGAGAGGCGGCGGCGGAGATTGCGTTGTTTGCGGGCGTCGAGGCGATGTTGAAAATGCTGGCCGGTAACGGTGTGCAGCTAGCGCTGGTGACGTCGGACAGCGAAGCCAATGCGCGCGAGAAGCTCGGCGATTGCGCGGCGCTGTTCGCCCATTTCGATTGCGCGGCGTCGCTGTTCGGCAAGCCGTCGAAATTTCGCCGCGTCATGCGGCGCGCCGGCGTGGAGCCGGGCAAGGTCATCGCGATCGGCGACGAGGTGCGCGACATCGAGGCGGCTCGCGCTGTGGGGATTGCCTGCGGCGCGGTGGGCTGGGGTTATGCGGCGCCGGCGGCGCTGCGGGCGCTGGCGCCGGATCACATGTTTGAGCAGATGGATCAGATTGTCTGGACGCTGTGCCCCGGTGCAGAAGCGACATCCGGGAACGCCGGTGGATGA
- a CDS encoding SRPBCC family protein, with protein MRVTIGRRTVLAAVLTSVGAAALTAAFGPASTPAWAHGPTRQKVRESIEINAAPAKVWAAMGNFQDMSWLPPVTKTEGEKGNEIGATRKLTLTGGATVDEELYKFDAAAMTYSYRITNVDVKVLPVTNYSSTLTVTPSADGKASTLEWAGAFYRGFPNNDPPPELSDEAAVKAVKGLYQAGLEALKKKVGSGS; from the coding sequence ATGAGGGTGACGATTGGACGGCGCACGGTCCTGGCTGCGGTGCTGACTTCCGTGGGCGCGGCGGCTTTGACGGCGGCGTTTGGCCCGGCTTCGACACCGGCCTGGGCCCATGGGCCGACCCGGCAGAAGGTGCGCGAATCCATCGAGATCAATGCTGCCCCGGCCAAGGTGTGGGCCGCAATGGGCAATTTCCAGGACATGAGCTGGCTGCCGCCGGTCACCAAGACCGAGGGCGAGAAGGGCAACGAGATCGGCGCGACCCGGAAGCTGACGCTGACGGGAGGCGCGACCGTCGACGAGGAACTCTACAAATTCGACGCCGCCGCCATGACCTATTCCTACCGGATCACCAATGTGGACGTGAAGGTGCTGCCGGTGACCAATTACTCCTCGACCTTGACGGTGACGCCGAGCGCTGACGGCAAGGCCTCGACGCTGGAATGGGCCGGCGCGTTCTACCGCGGCTTTCCCAACAACGATCCGCCGCCGGAGCTGAGCGACGAGGCCGCGGTCAAGGCGGTCAAGGGGCTGTACCAGGCCGGCCTCGAAGCGCTGAAGAAGAAGGTCGGGAGCGGAAGCTGA
- a CDS encoding acyl-CoA synthetase, producing the protein MQPLRMSRRVMNLAHMLTQNARRNGARPGFVWGDRSWTWREIDAQVSALAAALAARGIAKGDRILVHSKNGDEMFFSMFAAFRLGAVWVPTNFRLMPDEVTYLAQASGAKAFLCHVDFPEQAAAVSGGALEFTWSIDGRAPFAETSVADAVASRAGAVLENVAVEHDDPCWFFFTSGTTGRSKAAVLTHGQMGFVVTNHLADLTPGVTEADASLVVAPLSHGAGVHQLVQTARGVCTVLLPTEKFDIDEAFRLIEAHRVSNLFVVPTILKMMVEHPAADKYDHSSLRQVIYAGAPMYREDQKAALRKLGKVIVQYFGLGEVTGNITVLPAALHDPEDGPHAKIGTCGFERTGMQVSIQDDEGRELGANQSGEICVIGPAVLAGYYDNPEANAKAFRNGWFRTGDLGHMDEEGFVYITGRASDMYISGGSNIYPREIEEKILTHPCVGEVAVLGVPDATWGEVGVAVCVARDGAKPVSEAEMAAFLSPKVPRYKMPKRFFFWEALPKSGYGKIPKRMVRDELEARGLLDLDKTRTG; encoded by the coding sequence ATGCAGCCCCTGCGCATGTCCCGCCGCGTCATGAATCTCGCTCACATGCTGACCCAGAATGCGCGGCGGAATGGGGCGCGTCCCGGTTTCGTCTGGGGTGACAGATCCTGGACCTGGCGCGAGATCGATGCGCAGGTCTCGGCGCTGGCGGCAGCCCTCGCGGCGCGCGGCATCGCGAAGGGCGACCGCATCCTCGTCCATTCCAAGAACGGCGACGAGATGTTCTTCTCGATGTTCGCGGCGTTCCGGCTCGGTGCCGTCTGGGTACCCACCAATTTCCGACTGATGCCGGACGAGGTGACTTATCTTGCGCAGGCCTCGGGCGCGAAGGCATTTCTGTGCCATGTCGATTTCCCCGAGCAAGCCGCGGCCGTGAGCGGTGGCGCGCTGGAATTCACCTGGAGCATCGACGGTCGGGCGCCATTTGCCGAAACGTCGGTTGCGGATGCCGTCGCGTCGCGCGCCGGCGCGGTGCTCGAGAACGTCGCGGTCGAGCACGACGACCCCTGCTGGTTCTTTTTCACGTCGGGGACCACCGGCCGTTCCAAGGCTGCGGTGCTCACCCACGGCCAGATGGGTTTTGTCGTCACCAACCATCTCGCCGATCTCACGCCCGGCGTCACCGAAGCGGATGCCTCGCTGGTGGTGGCGCCGCTGTCGCATGGCGCCGGCGTGCATCAGCTGGTTCAGACCGCGCGCGGCGTGTGCACGGTCCTGCTGCCGACGGAGAAATTCGATATCGACGAGGCGTTCCGCCTGATCGAGGCGCATCGGGTCAGCAATCTCTTTGTGGTGCCGACCATTCTGAAGATGATGGTCGAGCATCCCGCCGCCGACAAATACGACCACTCCTCGCTGCGCCAGGTGATCTATGCGGGTGCGCCGATGTATCGCGAGGACCAGAAGGCTGCGCTGAGGAAGCTCGGCAAGGTCATCGTGCAGTATTTCGGTCTCGGCGAGGTGACCGGCAACATCACGGTGCTGCCGGCGGCGCTGCATGATCCCGAGGACGGGCCGCACGCGAAGATCGGTACCTGTGGCTTCGAGCGTACCGGCATGCAGGTCTCGATCCAGGACGACGAGGGCCGTGAACTCGGCGCCAACCAGAGCGGCGAGATCTGCGTGATCGGCCCCGCGGTGCTGGCCGGCTACTACGACAATCCCGAGGCCAACGCGAAGGCGTTCCGCAACGGCTGGTTCCGCACTGGCGATCTCGGCCACATGGACGAGGAGGGGTTCGTCTACATCACGGGACGAGCCTCCGACATGTACATCTCCGGCGGCTCCAACATCTATCCGCGCGAGATCGAGGAGAAAATCCTGACCCATCCTTGCGTCGGCGAGGTCGCGGTGCTCGGCGTGCCCGATGCAACCTGGGGCGAGGTCGGCGTTGCCGTCTGCGTCGCCCGCGATGGCGCCAAGCCGGTGAGTGAAGCGGAGATGGCGGCGTTCCTGTCGCCCAAGGTGCCGCGCTACAAGATGCCGAAGCGGTTCTTCTTCTGGGAGGCCTTGCCGAAATCCGGCTACGGCAAGATTCCCAAACGGATGGTTCGCGACGAGCTCGAGGCGCGCGGGCTGCTCGATCTCGACAAGACAAGGACGGGCTGA
- a CDS encoding cytochrome D1 domain-containing protein, whose amino-acid sequence MRALVLAALAASLCLAGIAHASAEEAFVTNQLSDNLMVVDLATARSVATIPIGGKPAGVAVSADGRFAYVTSPDAKAVTVVDASTRQVAARIEVGGGPLGVAVAPDGKTVYVADWYAAAVRVIDAASRSVTASVAVGASPSGLAVTPDGKLLLSADRDDDSVSVVDTATRQRRATIKVGTRPFGVTVDAEGKRAYTANVGSDDVSVIDIAEAREIGRVPVGMRPYAVALAQGRGFVTDQYGGTVSVFDLATLKPIKRINVGDYPEGIAATADGKRIIVACWESNTLDIIDAVELKVIGEVKTGDGPRAFGAFLRRTE is encoded by the coding sequence GTGCGGGCGCTGGTCCTGGCGGCGCTCGCCGCCAGCCTTTGCCTTGCCGGCATCGCGCATGCGTCCGCCGAAGAGGCGTTCGTCACCAACCAGCTCAGCGACAATCTGATGGTCGTGGATCTCGCCACGGCACGCAGCGTCGCGACCATCCCGATCGGAGGCAAGCCGGCCGGCGTCGCCGTCAGCGCGGACGGGCGCTTTGCCTATGTGACGAGCCCGGATGCCAAGGCCGTGACGGTGGTGGACGCGTCAACGCGGCAAGTTGCGGCGCGGATCGAGGTCGGCGGCGGGCCGCTCGGCGTTGCCGTCGCGCCTGATGGCAAGACCGTCTATGTCGCGGACTGGTATGCGGCGGCCGTGCGGGTGATCGACGCGGCGAGCCGCAGCGTCACGGCCAGCGTCGCGGTCGGCGCCTCGCCGTCGGGGCTCGCGGTGACGCCGGATGGCAAGCTGCTGCTCTCGGCCGACCGCGACGACGACAGCGTCTCGGTGGTCGACACCGCGACGCGCCAGCGCAGGGCGACCATCAAGGTCGGCACCCGCCCTTTCGGCGTCACCGTCGATGCCGAGGGCAAGCGGGCCTACACCGCCAATGTCGGCTCTGACGACGTCTCCGTCATCGACATCGCCGAAGCGCGCGAGATCGGCCGCGTGCCGGTCGGGATGCGTCCCTATGCGGTGGCGCTGGCGCAGGGCCGCGGCTTCGTCACCGATCAGTATGGCGGCACTGTCAGTGTGTTCGATCTGGCGACCTTGAAGCCGATCAAGCGGATCAACGTTGGCGATTATCCCGAAGGCATTGCCGCGACCGCCGACGGCAAGCGCATCATCGTCGCCTGCTGGGAAAGCAACACGCTCGATATCATCGATGCGGTCGAGCTGAAGGTGATCGGCGAGGTCAAGACCGGCGACGGCCCGCGCGCGTTTGGGGCGTTCTTGCGCAGGACGGAGTAG
- a CDS encoding DUF3597 domain-containing protein translates to MSIFGKIMGAIFGSQPASAAPAGSAPSGGAPAGAAPSGSAPAATVDVASIVDAAAAAHKGEKLEWRTSIVDLMKALDIDSSLAARKDLAKELGYSGDTNDSATMNVWLHKQVMSKLAANGGKLPPEIKH, encoded by the coding sequence ATGAGCATTTTCGGGAAAATTATGGGCGCGATCTTCGGTAGCCAGCCAGCTTCCGCCGCGCCCGCAGGCAGCGCACCGTCGGGCGGCGCGCCCGCAGGGGCCGCGCCGAGCGGATCGGCGCCCGCGGCGACGGTGGACGTTGCCTCGATCGTCGACGCGGCGGCCGCCGCGCACAAGGGCGAGAAGCTGGAATGGCGCACCTCGATCGTCGACCTGATGAAGGCGCTCGACATCGATTCCAGCCTCGCTGCGCGCAAGGACCTGGCCAAGGAGCTCGGCTACAGCGGCGACACCAACGATTCCGCGACCATGAACGTCTGGCTGCACAAGCAGGTGATGTCCAAGCTCGCGGCGAATGGCGGCAAGCTGCCGCCGGAGATCAAGCACTGA
- a CDS encoding AAA family ATPase has product MSRRSSRTINLPAPYLKRVWLDPSQVRDREAYPFCLPIFPDDFDLNFDAAITIIVGENGTGKSTILEGIAALAGYDDAGGGKGYMPVDHSEAREKMGGQLSRALRASWLPKITNGWFFRAESFFSVARYLDKAARDAGQVGPDFLSHSHGEGFLRFFEERCQRQGIFIFDEPESALSPARQIEFLKLLRRMEDSRICQVIMATHSPTLMAYPNAQLLRLGKYGLEPTTVEQTDHYRVMREFCDDPRGFVETTLAE; this is encoded by the coding sequence ATGAGCCGAAGAAGCAGCCGAACGATCAACCTGCCGGCGCCTTACCTGAAGCGGGTCTGGCTCGACCCGTCGCAAGTTCGCGATCGCGAGGCTTATCCGTTTTGCCTGCCCATCTTTCCGGATGATTTCGATCTCAACTTCGACGCCGCCATCACGATCATCGTCGGAGAGAATGGCACCGGGAAGTCGACGATCCTCGAAGGGATCGCAGCGCTCGCCGGCTACGACGACGCCGGTGGCGGCAAGGGTTACATGCCGGTCGATCACTCCGAAGCGCGGGAGAAGATGGGTGGCCAACTCTCCAGGGCGCTGCGCGCAAGCTGGCTGCCGAAAATCACGAATGGCTGGTTTTTTCGCGCCGAGAGCTTTTTCTCGGTGGCGCGATATCTCGACAAGGCCGCACGTGATGCCGGGCAGGTCGGCCCCGATTTCCTGTCGCATTCCCACGGCGAAGGATTCCTGCGCTTCTTCGAGGAGCGCTGTCAGCGCCAGGGCATTTTCATCTTCGACGAGCCTGAATCGGCGTTGTCGCCGGCGCGCCAGATCGAATTTCTGAAGCTGCTCCGACGCATGGAGGATTCCCGCATCTGCCAGGTCATCATGGCGACCCATTCGCCGACGCTGATGGCCTATCCCAACGCACAACTGCTTCGGCTCGGGAAATACGGCCTGGAGCCGACGACGGTGGAGCAGACCGATCATTACCGGGTGATGCGGGAGTTCTGTGATGACCCGCGCGGGTTCGTCGAGACGACGCTGGCGGAGTGA